In Candidatus Sedimenticola sp. (ex Thyasira tokunagai), the following proteins share a genomic window:
- the cysM gene encoding cysteine synthase CysM: protein MTFPTIENFVGTTPLVRLQRLCGDTSNTILVKLEGNNPAGSVKDRPALSMIQQAEARGDIVPGDTLIEATSGNTGIALAMVAAIKGYGMILIMPENLSVERRASMRAYGAKLILVTAEEGMEGARDLADKMEREGEGKVLDQFSNPDNPDAHYQTTGPEIWRETEGRITHFVSAMGTTGTIMGTSRYLKEQNSQVQVIGVQPAEGASIPGIRRWPEAYLPAIFESSRLDREMDISQEEAEDITRRLAAEEGIFAGISSGGAVAAALRLSEELTDAVIVAIICDRGDRYLSTGIFPAE from the coding sequence ATGACTTTTCCAACAATTGAAAATTTTGTCGGCACAACGCCACTGGTTCGTCTACAGCGACTTTGTGGCGATACCAGTAATACCATTCTGGTAAAACTTGAAGGTAATAATCCAGCCGGGTCGGTGAAGGACAGGCCCGCACTCTCAATGATTCAACAGGCGGAAGCCCGTGGTGATATTGTGCCTGGTGATACTCTGATTGAGGCTACCAGTGGCAATACCGGGATTGCCCTGGCAATGGTGGCCGCCATCAAGGGATACGGAATGATCCTGATAATGCCGGAGAATCTCAGTGTAGAACGCCGTGCCTCAATGAGGGCCTATGGTGCAAAGCTGATTCTTGTTACTGCAGAGGAGGGGATGGAAGGCGCGCGTGATCTTGCCGATAAAATGGAGCGGGAGGGCGAAGGAAAGGTCCTCGACCAATTTTCAAATCCCGATAATCCTGATGCCCACTACCAAACTACAGGGCCGGAAATTTGGCGGGAGACTGAGGGCCGAATCACCCATTTTGTCAGTGCCATGGGGACTACCGGCACCATTATGGGAACCTCTCGCTACCTGAAAGAGCAGAATTCCCAGGTTCAGGTGATTGGGGTGCAGCCTGCCGAGGGGGCCTCGATCCCCGGCATAAGACGCTGGCCGGAGGCCTATCTACCGGCTATTTTTGAATCTTCACGGCTCGACAGGGAGATGGATATATCACAGGAAGAGGCAGAGGATATTACGCGCCGTCTGGCGGCGGAAGAGGGTATCTTTGCCGGTATCTCATCAGGTGGTGCGGTTGCTGCGGCTCTCAGGCTCTCCGAAGAGCTGACGGACGCGGTGATTGTCGCCATTATCTGCGATCGCGGTGACCGTTATCTCTCCACAGGTATTTTCCCGGCGGAATAA
- a CDS encoding YdbL family protein produces MKQTKLTLLLAGMLLLAACVTINIYFPSAEAEAAAERIVDDILGKSKKEGDDASKGDKGASLYLPVEQSYAIRLLDLIIPPAQAAQPNFNVNTPKVRKLQANMKRRHSSLAPHYASGGIGFTRDALVAMRDSSAISLKDRNKVKKLVSAENSDRNALYRAIAEANGHPEWEPKVRATFAQKWAQRASGGWWYQDASKRWKQK; encoded by the coding sequence ATGAAACAGACTAAATTAACCCTCTTGCTTGCAGGTATGCTCCTGCTTGCGGCCTGTGTCACCATCAACATATATTTCCCCTCTGCCGAGGCTGAGGCCGCAGCGGAGCGGATTGTTGATGATATCCTCGGGAAATCGAAAAAGGAGGGGGATGACGCTTCCAAGGGCGATAAGGGTGCCTCACTTTATTTGCCTGTTGAGCAGAGCTACGCCATACGACTTCTTGATCTGATTATTCCCCCTGCTCAGGCGGCACAACCCAACTTCAATGTTAATACCCCGAAGGTGAGGAAGTTGCAGGCAAATATGAAACGGCGCCACTCTTCCCTTGCGCCTCACTATGCCAGTGGTGGTATTGGCTTTACCCGTGATGCGCTGGTAGCGATGCGAGACAGTTCCGCGATCTCTCTAAAAGACCGCAACAAGGTGAAAAAGCTGGTAAGTGCCGAAAATAGTGATCGTAACGCACTCTATCGAGCGATCGCTGAAGCCAACGGTCACCCGGAGTGGGAGCCCAAGGTACGCGCCACCTTTGCTCAGAAATGGGCCCAAAGAGCCTCTGGAGGTTGGTGGTATCAGGACGCTTCAAAACGTTGGAAGCAGAAGTAA
- the crcB gene encoding fluoride efflux transporter CrcB codes for MSQILFIAAGGAAGALMRFWVSNGVYVLLGRGFPYGTLAVNVLGSLVMGFLFTLFLERMTVSPEMRGALLIGFLGAFTTFSTFSIETLNLIEQAEYMKAGLNMVISVIACIAACWVGLLIGRQL; via the coding sequence TTGTCCCAGATCCTATTCATTGCCGCCGGTGGTGCTGCAGGGGCGTTGATGCGCTTTTGGGTTTCCAACGGCGTTTATGTTCTGTTGGGCCGCGGGTTTCCCTACGGTACCCTGGCGGTTAATGTGCTTGGGTCTTTGGTGATGGGATTTCTCTTTACTCTCTTTCTGGAGAGGATGACGGTAAGCCCCGAGATGCGTGGTGCACTTCTGATCGGTTTTCTCGGTGCCTTTACCACCTTCTCCACCTTCTCCATTGAAACCCTCAATCTGATAGAACAGGCGGAGTATATGAAGGCGGGGCTCAATATGGTGATCTCCGTTATTGCATGTATCGCGGCCTGCTGGGTAGGATTGCTTATAGGGAGACAGTTATGA
- a CDS encoding DUF190 domain-containing protein, whose translation MTAVEVIMVRVYLTEGEHHFQQILSLLHDEEKVRGVTAFRGIAGFGQSGKIHSSTLLDISLDLPLVLEFFDEPAKVDRVLRHLNTLVKPGQIVSWPAVMNSGE comes from the coding sequence ATGACAGCAGTGGAAGTGATCATGGTTCGCGTCTATCTCACTGAAGGCGAGCACCATTTTCAGCAGATTCTCTCTCTGCTTCACGATGAGGAGAAAGTGCGTGGCGTGACCGCTTTTCGCGGCATTGCGGGCTTTGGCCAGTCAGGTAAAATCCACTCCTCGACACTTCTCGATATTTCACTTGATCTGCCGCTGGTGCTTGAGTTCTTTGATGAACCTGCAAAAGTCGATCGGGTGCTTAGACATCTCAATACTTTAGTTAAACCGGGCCAGATTGTTAGTTGGCCCGCTGTTATGAATAGTGGTGAATAG
- the serS gene encoding serine--tRNA ligase: MLDPRLLRNDLENVAAGLARRHVDLDVTLISDLETRRKELQVAAEQLQSERNSRSKQIGKAKAAGEDIQPLLAEVSDLGERLKAAQDELGEVQGKLSEIAMGTPNIPHSSVPEGRDEEDNREERRWGEPPRFDFKPKDHVDLGATNGGMNFEVAAKITGSRFANLQGPLARLHRALAQFMLNIHAAEHGYTETYVPFMVNADSLRGTGQLPKFEEDLFKVSGEMAYYLIPTAEVPITNIVRNEIIEDADMPKRWVAQTPCFRSEAGAYGRDTRGMIRQHQFEKVEMVQVVRPEDSYSALEALTGHAESILQRLEIPYRVVTLCTGDLGFSSAKTYDIEAWLPAQNTYREISSCSNFEDFQARRLQARWRNPETGKPELVHTVNGSGLAVGRTLVAVMENYQQADGSIRVPEVLRHYMGGVEVI, translated from the coding sequence ATGCTCGACCCTCGACTGCTGAGAAACGACCTGGAAAATGTTGCCGCCGGACTGGCGCGCCGTCATGTTGACCTCGATGTAACGTTGATATCAGACCTGGAAACCCGCCGTAAGGAGTTACAGGTTGCTGCAGAACAGTTGCAGAGTGAACGCAACAGCCGTTCCAAACAGATTGGTAAGGCAAAAGCGGCAGGTGAGGATATCCAGCCTCTGCTGGCTGAAGTCTCCGATCTGGGTGAGAGACTGAAGGCAGCACAGGATGAACTGGGCGAGGTCCAGGGAAAACTGAGTGAGATTGCAATGGGTACACCCAATATTCCTCATTCAAGTGTGCCTGAAGGGCGTGACGAAGAGGATAACAGGGAAGAGCGGCGCTGGGGTGAACCTCCTCGGTTCGATTTTAAACCCAAGGATCACGTTGATCTCGGTGCTACAAATGGTGGAATGAATTTTGAGGTGGCAGCTAAGATCACAGGTTCCCGATTTGCTAACCTGCAGGGCCCCTTGGCTCGCCTTCATCGGGCACTTGCCCAGTTCATGCTCAATATACATGCGGCAGAACATGGCTATACAGAGACCTATGTTCCCTTTATGGTCAATGCCGACAGCCTGCGTGGTACCGGGCAATTACCAAAATTCGAGGAGGATCTGTTCAAAGTCTCCGGCGAAATGGCCTACTACCTGATTCCCACCGCTGAGGTACCTATCACTAACATAGTGCGCAACGAAATCATTGAAGACGCCGATATGCCCAAGCGTTGGGTCGCCCAGACCCCCTGTTTTCGTAGCGAAGCTGGTGCCTATGGCCGAGATACGCGGGGCATGATCAGGCAGCACCAGTTTGAGAAGGTTGAAATGGTGCAGGTGGTCCGCCCAGAGGACTCCTACAGCGCACTGGAAGCCCTTACAGGCCATGCGGAGTCCATTCTGCAGCGCTTGGAGATCCCCTATCGGGTGGTGACCCTGTGTACCGGAGATCTCGGCTTCTCATCGGCCAAGACCTACGATATCGAGGCCTGGTTGCCGGCACAGAACACCTACCGGGAGATCTCATCCTGCTCCAACTTTGAAGATTTCCAGGCACGTCGGCTACAGGCGCGCTGGCGCAATCCAGAAACCGGCAAGCCGGAACTGGTGCATACCGTCAACGGCTCAGGTTTGGCTGTTGGCCGGACCCTGGTGGCGGTAATGGAGAATTACCAGCAGGCTGATGGCTCTATCCGTGTACCTGAAGTGCTGAGGCACTATATGGGGGGGGTGGAGGTTATATAG
- a CDS encoding Bax inhibitor-1/YccA family protein: protein MNRLDYSVARPAESALAVNKVIKNTYMLLSATLFFSAVMAAVSTVAQMPPMTYLLSIGAAFLLIFFVLPRTANSSSGLLTVFAITGLMGFALGPLLNNYLSLPNGPQIIGTAFGGTGVIFLGLSGYALTSRQNFNFMGGFLVAGMLMVLMFALANIFLSMPALSLAISAVVIMLMSGFILYDTSRMVHGHETNYIMMTVSLYINIFNIFVSLLQLLGFMSGDD from the coding sequence ATGAATCGTCTTGACTACTCAGTAGCCCGCCCGGCAGAGAGCGCCCTTGCGGTCAACAAGGTTATTAAGAACACCTACATGCTGCTTTCCGCAACACTGTTCTTCAGTGCGGTAATGGCCGCTGTCTCTACCGTGGCTCAAATGCCACCAATGACTTATCTTTTAAGTATCGGTGCGGCTTTCCTGTTAATTTTCTTCGTGTTGCCCCGTACCGCGAACTCATCCAGCGGTCTGTTGACGGTCTTTGCCATCACCGGTCTGATGGGATTTGCTCTGGGCCCACTACTTAACAACTACCTGAGTCTGCCTAACGGCCCACAGATTATCGGCACCGCCTTTGGTGGTACCGGTGTTATCTTCCTTGGTCTTTCCGGCTACGCACTTACCAGCCGCCAGAACTTCAACTTTATGGGTGGCTTCCTGGTTGCGGGTATGTTGATGGTGCTGATGTTTGCCCTGGCTAACATCTTCCTGAGTATGCCTGCCCTCTCACTGGCAATCTCTGCGGTTGTCATTATGCTGATGAGTGGCTTCATTCTTTATGACACCAGCCGCATGGTGCACGGCCATGAGACCAACTACATCATGATGACCGTCAGCCTCTATATCAACATCTTCAACATCTTCGTCAGCCTGCTTCAGCTGCTTGGCTTCATGTCCGGCGATGATTGA
- a CDS encoding response regulator, which yields MIRVLLVDDHELVRTGFRRILEKESDIEVVGEAECGEKAVTMVDQLGPDLVLMDVNMPGIGGIEATRKIRRRSPSTQVIAVTVLADTPFPEQLHEAGAIGYLTKGCPADEMFTAIRTVVKGKPFIASEVSQKLTIARLTGVDPDSPFTLLSPREMQVLMMITQGQKTQGISDALCLSPKTVSTYRHRLFEKLNVETDVELTLLSIRHGLVTTDAASHGERSEGW from the coding sequence ATGATAAGAGTCCTATTGGTAGACGACCACGAGCTTGTAAGAACCGGCTTTCGCCGTATTCTCGAAAAAGAGTCTGATATCGAAGTGGTAGGCGAAGCGGAGTGCGGTGAGAAGGCGGTCACTATGGTGGATCAACTCGGCCCCGATCTAGTCCTTATGGATGTCAACATGCCTGGGATTGGTGGTATCGAGGCGACTCGTAAAATTCGGCGTCGCAGCCCCTCAACTCAGGTTATCGCGGTGACGGTTCTTGCCGATACCCCTTTTCCTGAACAACTTCATGAAGCCGGTGCTATCGGCTATCTGACAAAGGGTTGTCCAGCGGATGAGATGTTTACCGCCATTAGAACTGTTGTTAAGGGAAAACCGTTTATCGCAAGCGAAGTATCCCAGAAACTCACTATTGCACGCCTTACAGGCGTAGACCCCGACTCTCCTTTCACTCTTCTCTCGCCGCGTGAAATGCAGGTGTTGATGATGATTACACAGGGGCAGAAGACCCAGGGCATCTCAGACGCTCTCTGTCTCAGCCCAAAAACGGTCAGCACCTATCGACATCGTCTATTTGAAAAACTCAATGTTGAGACCGATGTGGAATTGACGCTGCTTTCGATAAGACACGGATTGGTCACTACCGACGCTGCCAGCCATGGAGAGCGAAGCGAGGGCTGGTAA
- the uvrC gene encoding excinuclease ABC subunit UvrC, translating to MALEIPSQTFDHRAFLKTLTTLPGVYRMLGVDNEVLYVGKARNLKRRVSSYFSRSLNRRIHNMVSQIREIEVTVTHTEAEALILENTLIKSHKPKYNILLRDDKSYPYIFLSAEHFPRLAYHRGSRKAKGRYFGPFPNAGSMRETLQLMQKLFPVRQCEDAFYRNRSRPCLQYQIKRCTAPCVDLVSEADYAQDVHDAELFLEGKTNRVIDSLVVRMEQASDNLAFEQAARYRDQVAALRRIQEKQYVTGEGGDIDIIAAVTKGGVACIQLFYIRNGRNLGNKVYYPQLTAEQGECEVVSAFIAQHYIGKSVPREIIVSAMPEDSDLLEEVLSRQGERQVRLKHRVRTDRARWLTMALQNARLSLDSRLAGRAGMQKRLDALQLALKLDEAPCRMECFDISHTGGELTVASCVVFDSQGPMKSDYRRFNIEGIQGGDDYAAMEQALTRRYTRIQSGEGVLPDILFIDGGKGQLSAVAEVLRELAVAGVALVGVAKGPDRKPGMEQLFLFGESSPIILPASSPALHLIQQIRDEAHRFAITGHRQRRDKRRRSSPLEEISGIGAKRRQRLLKQFGGLQGISRAGVEDLERVDGISRRLALQIYEVFHGER from the coding sequence ATGGCACTGGAAATCCCATCACAAACGTTTGATCACCGCGCTTTCTTAAAGACGCTGACTACCCTTCCAGGGGTTTACAGGATGCTGGGTGTTGACAATGAGGTGCTTTATGTCGGCAAGGCGAGAAATCTAAAACGACGGGTAAGCAGCTACTTCAGCCGTTCACTCAACCGCAGAATTCACAATATGGTGTCCCAGATCAGGGAGATTGAGGTGACGGTAACCCATACCGAAGCTGAAGCGCTGATTCTGGAAAACACCCTGATCAAATCCCACAAGCCGAAGTACAATATTCTGCTGCGGGATGATAAGAGCTATCCTTATATCTTTCTTTCTGCAGAGCATTTTCCCCGCCTTGCTTATCATCGCGGAAGTAGAAAGGCCAAGGGGCGCTATTTCGGTCCCTTTCCCAACGCGGGTTCGATGCGTGAGACTCTGCAGTTGATGCAGAAGCTGTTTCCCGTTCGCCAATGTGAAGATGCTTTCTACCGCAATCGCTCCAGGCCGTGTCTGCAGTATCAGATCAAGCGCTGCACCGCACCTTGCGTTGATCTGGTTTCTGAGGCTGATTATGCCCAGGATGTCCACGATGCTGAGCTGTTTCTTGAAGGAAAGACTAACCGGGTGATCGACAGCCTGGTGGTGCGGATGGAGCAGGCTTCTGACAATCTCGCATTTGAACAGGCGGCACGTTATCGAGATCAGGTAGCTGCTTTGCGCAGGATTCAGGAGAAGCAGTACGTCACGGGAGAGGGTGGCGATATAGATATTATTGCCGCCGTTACCAAAGGGGGGGTTGCCTGTATTCAGCTTTTCTATATTCGCAATGGCCGTAATCTTGGGAACAAGGTGTACTACCCCCAACTAACTGCGGAACAGGGTGAGTGTGAGGTTGTGTCGGCATTTATCGCCCAGCACTATATCGGCAAATCCGTCCCCCGAGAGATTATTGTCAGCGCCATGCCGGAGGACAGTGATCTGCTGGAAGAGGTGCTCAGTCGGCAGGGGGAGCGACAGGTTCGGCTAAAACATCGTGTTCGTACCGACCGGGCGCGCTGGCTGACAATGGCATTGCAGAATGCACGCCTCTCTTTAGACTCCCGGTTGGCCGGGCGGGCGGGTATGCAGAAGCGGTTGGATGCACTTCAGTTGGCTTTAAAGCTGGATGAAGCGCCCTGCCGTATGGAGTGCTTTGATATCAGCCATACCGGGGGGGAGTTGACTGTTGCCTCCTGCGTGGTCTTTGATAGCCAGGGACCGATGAAATCAGATTATCGCCGGTTCAATATTGAAGGCATCCAGGGAGGTGACGACTATGCTGCGATGGAGCAGGCGCTGACACGGCGTTATACCCGCATCCAATCTGGTGAGGGTGTGTTGCCCGATATTCTCTTCATCGATGGAGGCAAGGGGCAGTTGTCAGCGGTGGCGGAAGTGTTGCGGGAGTTGGCCGTGGCCGGGGTCGCTCTGGTTGGTGTCGCCAAAGGGCCAGACAGGAAACCGGGAATGGAGCAGCTCTTCTTGTTCGGAGAGAGTTCGCCCATTATACTCCCGGCCAGCTCACCGGCGCTGCACCTGATTCAACAGATACGTGATGAGGCGCATCGGTTTGCCATCACAGGGCATCGTCAGCGACGGGATAAGCGCCGTAGAAGCTCACCACTTGAGGAGATTTCGGGTATTGGGGCAAAGCGTAGACAGCGCCTTTTGAAACAGTTTGGCGGCCTTCAGGGTATCTCCCGGGCCGGCGTAGAGGATCTGGAGCGGGTTGATGGCATCAGTCGTCGTTTGGCACTACAGATCTATGAGGTTTTTCATGGAGAGAGATAG
- the pgsA gene encoding CDP-diacylglycerol--glycerol-3-phosphate 3-phosphatidyltransferase: protein MRLNIPNILTLLRIALIPVFVAIFYLPWEFSSKVCALVFALAAITDMLDGYLARRLEQTSPLGAFLDPVADKLMVATALILLVEANPTPALAMPAAVIIGREITISALREWMAELGVRAQVAVSVIGKIKTTFQMTAIFLLIYQEDLFGLPINTIGYVLLYLAVILTLWSMMVYMKAAWPTLSGRSSGAK from the coding sequence ATGCGTCTAAATATTCCCAATATCTTGACCCTTCTCAGGATTGCGCTGATACCGGTCTTTGTTGCCATCTTTTATCTGCCATGGGAGTTTTCCAGTAAGGTCTGTGCTTTGGTTTTTGCACTGGCGGCAATAACAGACATGTTGGATGGATATCTTGCCAGGCGTCTTGAGCAGACTTCACCTCTGGGCGCATTTCTTGACCCGGTGGCGGATAAACTGATGGTGGCAACCGCCCTGATTCTCTTGGTGGAGGCTAATCCAACACCTGCACTGGCAATGCCTGCGGCAGTGATTATCGGTCGAGAGATTACCATCTCCGCCCTGCGTGAATGGATGGCCGAACTGGGCGTCAGAGCTCAGGTAGCGGTCTCGGTGATAGGCAAGATAAAGACTACTTTTCAAATGACGGCTATTTTTCTTCTGATTTATCAGGAGGATCTGTTTGGACTGCCGATTAACACCATTGGTTATGTGCTTCTCTATCTTGCAGTTATTCTTACCCTCTGGTCTATGATGGTCTATATGAAAGCGGCATGGCCGACACTCAGCGGACGATCTTCCGGGGCCAAATAG
- a CDS encoding tyrosine-type recombinase/integrase, which produces MATCRARGSKFEFIVKRKGLLPKPIYLTFDSKEEGESYCSHLEGLLDQGIIPEEFLQSEDNGLTVRKVIIEYELTVSVTQNDKNLLGVSRERIGDLRISEVTYDWAERLIFDMKRKRNLVPGTIRHHIGALARCFDWAVKKGYMPFNPLRILPKGYAKYTEEDKKYVEQKEDQERDRRLEPGEEETIRKVLMTEYKPVHKQRPLELEHRHAQMLMFELAIETAMRMREIYTLSKNQVDINNRTIFLEKTKNGDRRQVPLSSIAINVLKHYFKEVPKRERGAGNLLFPFWNGSHNSRELTATTSKLSRQWRRVFEHAGCVDLGFHDLRHEATSRFYERTNLSDLQIAKITGHKNMEMLRRYANLRASDLAGQLW; this is translated from the coding sequence ATGGCGACCTGTAGAGCGCGTGGAAGTAAGTTTGAGTTTATCGTCAAACGGAAAGGATTGCTGCCAAAGCCAATCTACCTAACATTTGATTCCAAAGAGGAAGGGGAGTCTTATTGCTCCCACCTTGAGGGATTGCTGGATCAGGGGATCATTCCGGAGGAGTTTCTTCAAAGCGAGGACAATGGCCTGACCGTTCGGAAGGTTATCATTGAATATGAACTGACAGTCTCGGTGACGCAGAATGACAAGAATCTACTGGGTGTCAGTCGTGAGCGTATTGGGGATCTCAGGATTTCGGAAGTCACTTACGATTGGGCGGAGCGGCTTATTTTCGATATGAAGCGTAAGCGGAATCTTGTTCCAGGCACAATCCGACACCATATTGGGGCGCTAGCTCGCTGCTTCGACTGGGCGGTAAAGAAGGGCTACATGCCGTTTAATCCCTTGCGGATTTTACCTAAAGGCTATGCCAAATATACGGAAGAAGATAAGAAGTATGTTGAGCAGAAAGAGGATCAAGAACGGGATCGACGCCTGGAGCCGGGAGAGGAGGAGACGATCAGGAAGGTGCTAATGACGGAGTACAAGCCTGTGCATAAGCAGCGTCCATTGGAGCTTGAACATCGTCATGCACAGATGCTGATGTTTGAGTTGGCGATCGAGACAGCGATGCGGATGCGAGAAATCTATACACTCAGCAAAAATCAGGTTGATATCAACAACCGTACGATTTTTCTTGAGAAAACGAAGAATGGGGACCGGCGGCAGGTTCCACTTTCATCAATCGCGATCAATGTCCTGAAACACTATTTTAAAGAGGTACCGAAACGAGAGCGCGGTGCTGGCAACTTGCTGTTTCCTTTCTGGAACGGTAGTCATAATTCAAGGGAGCTTACCGCTACTACCAGCAAATTATCACGGCAGTGGAGGAGGGTATTTGAACATGCCGGTTGTGTGGATCTGGGCTTTCATGATCTGCGTCACGAAGCGACTTCACGATTCTACGAGCGCACAAATCTCTCGGATTTGCAGATTGCGAAAATCACAGGGCACAAAAACATGGAGATGTTGAGGCGTTATGCCAATCTACGCGCTTCCGACCTGGCAGGGCAGCTCTGGTAA
- the mobH gene encoding MobH family relaxase translates to MLRLRRQDKKSASDGDLKNGIRPVLTADKLLNPRNRRILLQEIKNLVSIPARHYGALFDIAIRNYACFVQELPASEIHHHAAPGGMLDHGLEVTKGALAIRRGHMLPPGAEPESIAKQADRWTYAVFTGALMHDIGKPAVDQIVRILDSSKRPLGRWISWNGPMQVDSYYQMDFVRPRRYGLHQRVGPLLAHWIIPPVGLAWLAEDQGVFEPWVSLISGDRESAGVLGQIIREADSRSVARSLGAGETGRFPSARAVPLHKKLLTGLRYLIGEGHLPLNRNGAAGWLDHEDLWLVSKRTVDALRDHLHQEGHTDIPSRNDRIFDVLQEHAILKPNGEQAIWRTRVTDGAGEWSHELTLLRFARHRIWPNPEVAPEPFSGAITVIPTTGSPPETVTPEKGASTAGGTAPVSCGPGDTPPAATVETRTIGEETILSISAPTGNKPNDQMRENESHLETQKVQATACTTTILKEQTDAGEQFLTWLRAGLASGDIIVNDVRARVHTVTEGILIVSPAIFKDFARQSDCEWNHVQKRFQKLQLHEKTPQGTNIHSYYTIGERKKSTINGLLIYDPSKLFQNTAPSPNPYLSKK, encoded by the coding sequence ATGCTTCGTCTTCGTAGACAGGATAAGAAATCAGCCTCCGACGGCGACCTAAAGAACGGTATCCGGCCGGTTCTTACAGCAGATAAACTACTCAATCCCAGGAACCGGCGCATCTTACTGCAGGAGATCAAGAATCTCGTAAGCATCCCGGCAAGGCATTACGGCGCCCTCTTCGATATCGCAATCAGGAACTACGCTTGTTTCGTCCAGGAACTGCCGGCATCCGAAATCCATCATCATGCAGCCCCTGGCGGCATGCTGGATCACGGGCTGGAGGTCACCAAGGGAGCACTGGCCATACGGCGTGGACATATGCTGCCACCAGGCGCCGAGCCAGAGTCCATCGCCAAACAGGCGGACCGGTGGACCTACGCGGTCTTTACCGGAGCCCTGATGCACGACATCGGCAAACCCGCCGTGGACCAGATAGTCAGGATTCTTGACTCTTCGAAAAGGCCATTGGGCCGTTGGATTTCATGGAACGGCCCAATGCAGGTCGACAGCTACTATCAAATGGATTTTGTCAGGCCTCGTCGGTACGGACTGCACCAACGTGTGGGACCACTACTGGCACATTGGATCATCCCTCCTGTGGGGTTGGCATGGCTGGCTGAAGATCAGGGGGTATTCGAACCCTGGGTTAGCCTCATTTCCGGTGACAGGGAGTCCGCCGGGGTGCTGGGACAGATCATCCGCGAAGCTGACAGCCGGTCCGTGGCACGCAGCCTTGGTGCCGGGGAAACAGGACGGTTCCCAAGCGCCAGGGCCGTTCCGTTGCACAAGAAACTACTCACCGGTCTACGTTATTTGATCGGCGAGGGGCACCTACCCCTCAACCGCAATGGCGCTGCCGGCTGGCTGGATCACGAGGATCTCTGGCTTGTAAGCAAACGAACAGTCGACGCCCTGCGGGATCACCTGCATCAGGAAGGCCACACCGACATTCCCAGCCGGAATGACCGTATCTTCGATGTACTCCAGGAACACGCCATCCTAAAACCCAACGGCGAACAGGCCATCTGGCGGACGAGGGTAACCGATGGCGCCGGTGAGTGGTCGCACGAATTGACCCTGCTCCGCTTCGCCCGCCATCGAATCTGGCCAAACCCTGAAGTAGCGCCGGAACCATTTTCCGGCGCCATCACTGTTATTCCTACTACCGGATCACCACCAGAAACGGTTACCCCTGAGAAGGGGGCATCCACCGCAGGTGGTACTGCTCCTGTTTCATGTGGTCCCGGAGACACGCCTCCGGCAGCCACAGTCGAAACTCGTACCATCGGAGAGGAAACAATTCTCTCCATCTCTGCGCCAACTGGAAACAAACCTAATGATCAGATGAGAGAAAATGAGAGCCACCTGGAGACTCAGAAAGTTCAGGCCACTGCCTGCACTACAACAATTCTTAAGGAACAGACAGACGCCGGCGAGCAGTTTCTCACCTGGTTACGGGCTGGCCTGGCATCCGGCGACATTATCGTTAACGACGTACGTGCGCGAGTTCATACCGTAACAGAGGGCATTCTCATCGTCAGCCCGGCCATCTTCAAGGATTTCGCTAGACAGTCTGACTGTGAATGGAACCACGTCCAGAAACGCTTCCAGAAATTGCAGCTCCACGAGAAAACACCACAAGGAACGAACATCCACAGCTACTACACCATTGGAGAGCGGAAAAAATCCACCATCAATGGCCTGTTGATCTATGATCCTTCCAAGCTATTTCAAAACACAGCACCAAGTCCCAACCCGTACCTGAGCAAGAAGTAA
- a CDS encoding type II toxin-antitoxin system HicA family toxin gives MSRKHKRILAAIFEDPVRSDITWTGIETLLKALGAELSEGRGSRVRIAFNGVRAVFHRPHPEKETDKGAVKSMRRFLAEAGIEP, from the coding sequence ATGAGCAGAAAGCACAAAAGGATCCTGGCTGCCATCTTCGAGGACCCGGTCAGATCAGACATTACCTGGACCGGTATCGAGACGTTGTTAAAAGCGCTGGGGGCTGAGCTTTCAGAAGGGCGCGGCTCCCGTGTCCGGATCGCTTTCAATGGTGTACGGGCCGTTTTTCATCGGCCGCACCCGGAGAAAGAGACTGATAAGGGAGCCGTGAAGTCGATGCGGCGATTTCTGGCCGAGGCCGGCATTGAACCTTGA